A genome region from Gemmatimonadota bacterium includes the following:
- a CDS encoding DUF485 domain-containing protein: MHNDARLRALAARRTRFAVTLTIAMIVIYFGFILLIAFNKPLMGGLVAPGLSLGILLGALVIVASWVLTWLYVRWANSYYDRELAEIRR; this comes from the coding sequence ATGCATAACGACGCCCGCCTGCGGGCCCTCGCGGCTCGACGGACGCGGTTTGCGGTCACGCTGACCATCGCGATGATCGTCATCTACTTCGGCTTCATCCTCCTCATCGCCTTCAACAAGCCGCTCATGGGGGGGCTCGTGGCCCCGGGGCTGAGCCTCGGGATCCTGCTGGGCGCGCTGGTCATCGTCGCGTCGTGGGTGCTGACCTGGCTCTATGTCCGGTGGGCCAACAGCTACTACGACCGCGAGTTGGCGGAGATCAGGCGATGA
- a CDS encoding HD domain-containing protein, which yields MAIDLPATPPPDVPVRGETSALVRIPLSEVVASLSKALDLTEGQPLGHSVRACIIGMRLGQEIGLDEERLGALYYALLLKDAGCSSNASRMAALFGSDDRAVKPQMKVVDWDDKMRLAVETWRNTGLQSSIVSRVRYFLGIARQEQMSRDMIAARCERGADIARRLGFPDETVTAIHSLDEHWNGNGYPEGRRGDEIPLFSRILNIAQTAEVFLAKGGSDAALVVLRERRGRWFDPALVDTVVGWRADGSWWNSVTAPDQMAHATLLEPAQHAREVDDAGLDRVAEAFAEIIDAKSPFTYKHSSNVAMYACAIGERLGFDARTMQRTRRAGLLHDIGKVGVSNRILDKNGPLADDERAAVQSHPMYTWEILGRVSAFASFARQAATHHEKLDGSGYPWKLRGDELDKPSRAMVVADIYEALTADRPYRAGMPVEKALAILEQERGDKLDGDAIDALAEAVSGRERETGAL from the coding sequence ATGGCCATCGACCTCCCCGCCACTCCCCCGCCCGATGTCCCCGTTCGCGGGGAAACGTCGGCGCTCGTTCGCATTCCGCTCTCCGAAGTGGTCGCGTCGCTCTCCAAGGCGCTCGACCTGACCGAGGGGCAGCCGCTGGGCCACTCGGTTCGCGCCTGCATCATCGGCATGCGGCTGGGCCAGGAGATCGGGCTCGACGAAGAGCGACTCGGGGCGCTGTACTACGCGCTACTCCTCAAGGACGCCGGGTGCTCGTCCAACGCCTCGCGCATGGCGGCGCTCTTCGGCTCCGACGACCGCGCCGTGAAGCCGCAGATGAAGGTCGTGGACTGGGACGACAAGATGCGCCTGGCGGTCGAGACGTGGCGCAACACGGGGCTGCAGTCGTCGATCGTCTCGCGCGTGCGCTACTTCCTGGGGATCGCTCGGCAAGAGCAAATGAGCCGCGACATGATCGCGGCGCGCTGCGAGCGTGGTGCCGACATCGCTCGTCGGCTGGGCTTTCCCGACGAGACGGTGACGGCGATTCACTCCCTCGACGAACACTGGAACGGCAACGGCTATCCCGAAGGGAGGCGCGGAGATGAGATCCCCCTCTTCTCGCGCATCCTGAACATCGCGCAGACCGCCGAGGTCTTTCTCGCGAAGGGGGGATCCGATGCGGCGCTGGTGGTCCTGCGCGAGCGTCGGGGGCGCTGGTTCGACCCTGCCTTGGTCGACACGGTCGTGGGGTGGCGAGCGGACGGGAGCTGGTGGAACTCGGTCACGGCCCCCGATCAGATGGCGCACGCCACCCTGCTCGAGCCGGCGCAGCACGCCCGTGAGGTGGACGACGCGGGGCTGGACCGCGTGGCGGAGGCGTTCGCAGAGATCATCGACGCCAAGTCGCCGTTCACCTACAAGCACTCGTCGAACGTGGCGATGTATGCCTGTGCTATCGGCGAGCGGCTGGGCTTCGATGCGCGGACGATGCAGCGCACCCGCCGAGCCGGGTTGCTGCACGACATCGGGAAGGTGGGGGTGAGCAACCGCATCCTGGACAAGAACGGCCCGCTCGCCGACGACGAACGCGCCGCGGTGCAGTCGCACCCGATGTACACGTGGGAGATCCTGGGACGGGTGAGCGCCTTCGCATCGTTCGCGCGTCAGGCGGCAACGCACCACGAGAAGCTCGATGGGAGCGGCTACCCCTGGAAGCTGCGCGGCGATGAACTCGACAAGCCGTCGCGTGCCATGGTCGTGGCGGACATTTACGAGGCGTTGACGGCCGATCGTCCCTACCGCGCCGGGATGCCGGTGGAGAAGGCGCTGGCGATTCTTGAGCAGGAGCGCGGCGACAAGCTGGACGGGGACGCGATCGATGCGTTGGCGGAGGCGGTGTCGGGGCGCGAGCGAGAGACGGGTGCGCTGTAG
- a CDS encoding GMC family oxidoreductase has translation MTRPDGETREYDIVIIGSGAGGGTVAQELAPMVAQGVRILVLEQGARLEEHEFTGRELEMSSALYEDAGGFLTADGTMTLAFGRAYGGSTVVYTGTSLIAPDRVIRSWCVPGLDFSDVERRSQKFMAQNDVHYLPRVLLNDNNKLFVTGCARVGAKAEQFPLNLRGCKGSSLCNMGCPNAAKMGTHRVQLPAAERGGVEVVTRAEALRIEDHAVVARVHERRPGEKGLPSSWAPGDYRITARMVVAAGGSIGTSALLLRSPALAALRGVGERFTCHPAHILVAEHEREITNDVGHPKSYYLDRAEHEGYVLETCMYFPFVTAKNLTGFGVEHSTFMRAFPRLQMILVLACDKAVPGNRITVDAAGKAVVHYTFTPAVIRSMVSATRMSARIFFAAGARRVHAPSADPTLIEREQAYRLDDLIVERHFLPGRISVSAAHLMGGCAMGQEGASVTDSRGRVHGMPWLRVADSSLFPDSVEVNPYLTVMALADRVAEGIRDDWRA, from the coding sequence ATGACGCGACCCGACGGCGAGACGCGCGAGTACGACATCGTCATCATCGGCTCCGGGGCGGGGGGCGGCACCGTCGCCCAGGAGCTCGCGCCGATGGTGGCGCAGGGGGTGCGCATCCTGGTCCTGGAGCAGGGGGCGCGCCTCGAGGAGCACGAATTCACCGGGCGCGAGCTCGAGATGTCGAGCGCGCTGTACGAGGATGCCGGCGGCTTCCTCACCGCCGACGGGACGATGACACTCGCCTTCGGGCGCGCCTACGGCGGATCGACGGTCGTCTACACCGGGACGTCGCTCATCGCCCCCGACCGGGTGATTCGCAGCTGGTGCGTCCCGGGGCTCGACTTCAGCGACGTCGAGCGGCGCTCGCAGAAGTTCATGGCGCAGAACGACGTGCACTACCTCCCGCGCGTCCTGCTCAACGACAACAACAAGCTCTTCGTGACCGGATGCGCGCGGGTGGGGGCCAAGGCGGAGCAGTTCCCGCTCAACCTGCGCGGCTGCAAGGGCTCGTCGTTATGCAACATGGGGTGTCCCAACGCGGCCAAGATGGGGACGCACCGCGTGCAGCTGCCGGCCGCCGAGCGCGGCGGCGTCGAGGTGGTGACGCGGGCCGAGGCGCTGCGCATCGAGGACCACGCCGTCGTCGCGCGCGTGCACGAGCGACGCCCCGGTGAAAAGGGGCTGCCGTCGTCGTGGGCGCCCGGCGACTATCGCATCACGGCCCGGATGGTGGTTGCGGCTGGCGGAAGCATCGGGACGAGCGCCTTGCTCCTGCGGTCGCCGGCGCTTGCCGCGCTGCGCGGCGTGGGCGAGCGCTTCACCTGCCACCCCGCGCACATCCTGGTGGCCGAGCACGAGCGCGAGATCACCAACGATGTCGGGCATCCCAAGAGCTACTACCTCGATCGCGCCGAGCACGAAGGGTACGTCCTCGAGACGTGCATGTACTTCCCCTTCGTGACCGCCAAGAACCTCACCGGCTTTGGCGTCGAGCACAGCACCTTCATGCGCGCCTTCCCGCGGCTGCAGATGATCCTCGTGCTCGCCTGCGACAAGGCGGTCCCGGGCAACCGCATCACCGTCGACGCCGCGGGGAAGGCCGTGGTGCACTACACCTTCACCCCGGCGGTCATTCGATCCATGGTCTCGGCGACCCGGATGAGCGCCCGCATCTTCTTCGCCGCCGGCGCGCGCCGCGTGCACGCGCCCTCGGCCGACCCCACGCTCATCGAGCGGGAGCAGGCGTATCGGCTCGACGACCTCATCGTGGAGCGTCACTTCCTCCCGGGGCGCATCTCGGTCTCGGCCGCGCACCTCATGGGAGGGTGCGCCATGGGGCAGGAAGGGGCGAGCGTAACCGACTCGCGCGGGCGGGTGCACGGCATGCCGTGGCTGCGCGTCGCCGACTCCTCGCTCTTTCCGGACTCGGTGGAGGTGAACCCCTACCTCACCGTGATGGCGCTGGCCGACCGCGTGGCCGAGGGGATCCGGGACGACTGGCGCGCCTGA
- a CDS encoding gamma-glutamylcyclotransferase, which produces MSAVRLFVYGSLRRDAEGMSHPLLADARCLGAATVAGALYRVDWYPGLVLGGEGVVHGELYELPIDKVDHMLTSLDDYEGGGFRRRKASVTADGIDHADAWVYTYIGPTHALSAIDSGDYGAPIHRARP; this is translated from the coding sequence ATGTCGGCCGTCCGGTTGTTCGTGTATGGGTCGCTTCGGCGTGACGCCGAGGGGATGTCGCACCCCCTGCTCGCCGATGCGCGCTGCCTGGGGGCCGCGACCGTGGCCGGCGCGCTCTATCGCGTGGACTGGTACCCCGGGCTGGTGCTCGGGGGCGAGGGGGTGGTGCATGGGGAGTTGTACGAACTCCCGATCGACAAGGTCGACCACATGCTCACCTCGTTGGACGACTACGAGGGGGGTGGCTTTCGGCGCCGGAAGGCGTCGGTGACGGCCGACGGAATCGATCACGCCGACGCTTGGGTCTACACCTACATCGGCCCCACCCACGCACTCTCGGCGATCGATTCGGGGGACTACGGCGCCCCGATTCATCGTGCGCGGCCGTAA
- a CDS encoding nuclear transport factor 2 family protein: MLRPRLARLVTALAVLGTTVAPASARAQSADAKADVMAVIKRMFDGMRASDSALVHGTFHPQLRMVTVGKGREGTLRVSVEESPEGFLKAIGTPRPAKLDERIWGERVEIDGALASVWVDYNLYVGDKFMHCGIDHFLLVRGDDAAWKIISLADTRRTEGCKP; the protein is encoded by the coding sequence ATGCTGCGACCCCGCCTTGCCCGCCTGGTTACCGCCCTCGCCGTCCTCGGGACAACCGTGGCTCCCGCCTCTGCGCGCGCCCAATCGGCCGATGCGAAGGCCGACGTGATGGCCGTCATCAAGCGGATGTTCGATGGAATGCGTGCCAGCGACTCGGCCCTGGTGCACGGCACCTTCCACCCGCAGCTCCGCATGGTGACGGTGGGGAAGGGGCGCGAGGGGACGCTGCGCGTGTCGGTGGAGGAAAGCCCCGAGGGTTTCCTCAAGGCCATCGGCACGCCGCGCCCCGCCAAGCTGGACGAGCGGATCTGGGGAGAGCGGGTCGAGATCGACGGCGCGCTGGCGTCGGTGTGGGTCGACTACAACCTCTACGTCGGCGACAAGTTCATGCACTGCGGCATCGACCACTTCCTGCTCGTGCGTGGCGACGATGCGGCGTGGAAGATCATCTCGCTCGCCGACACGCGGCGTACCGAGGGGTGCAAGCCGTAG
- a CDS encoding YbhB/YbcL family Raf kinase inhibitor-like protein has translation MSLSLTSPSFTHGGTIPAQHTCQGADASPALAWSGVPAGTQSLALIVDDPDAPDPATPKRVWVHWVLWDLPPDATGLPEGVRDAQLPAGSKIGMNDMNDFAYGGPCPSIGRHRYFHKLYALDTVIGELENPTKKALLAAMDGHVLAMAELMGTYQMAK, from the coding sequence ATGTCGCTCTCCCTGACCTCCCCCTCGTTCACGCACGGCGGGACCATCCCGGCCCAGCACACCTGCCAAGGGGCCGACGCGTCGCCCGCCCTCGCCTGGAGCGGCGTCCCCGCCGGCACCCAGAGTCTGGCGCTCATCGTCGATGATCCGGACGCTCCCGATCCGGCCACCCCCAAGCGGGTCTGGGTTCACTGGGTGCTGTGGGACCTCCCGCCCGACGCCACCGGCCTCCCCGAAGGGGTCAGGGACGCGCAGCTCCCGGCCGGGTCGAAGATCGGGATGAACGACATGAACGACTTCGCCTACGGCGGACCGTGCCCGTCCATCGGGCGGCATCGCTACTTCCATAAGCTCTACGCGCTCGACACCGTCATCGGCGAGCTCGAGAATCCCACCAAGAAGGCGCTGCTGGCCGCCATGGACGGACACGTCCTGGCCATGGCGGAGCTGATGGGGACCTATCAGATGGCGAAGTAG
- a CDS encoding alanyl-tRNA editing protein has translation MTDRLYYTDAYCARFGARVTSRAEDGRRVYLDRSAFYPTSGGQRHDLGTLGGVAVTDVVDEDDRVAHVLAASLDADEVEGVVDWPRRWDHMQQHTGQHLLSAIGADRFGWETVSVHFGAESSTIDFGVESIGPETLQELERLANAGVTENRPVTVTFEEAEMATGLRKPSDRGGVLRIVSIEGIDRSACGGTHVRATGEIGAIMLRRVEKVRKATRVEFLCGMRAIARVRGEYDVLARLANGLSCSIDELPTLVPAQAEQLRALENDRRRLEGEVNAARARDVHAALPPGDDGVRRLLERRAGGKVDDARALALAFAALPKGVVAVAVAAPPAILVAASDDSGVDAGRLLKEALGAVGGRGGGSARLAQGTVPDAAALETVIAALGFTSA, from the coding sequence ATGACCGATCGCCTGTACTACACCGACGCCTACTGTGCACGCTTCGGGGCGCGCGTGACGTCCCGCGCCGAGGACGGGCGCCGTGTCTACCTCGACCGCTCGGCCTTCTACCCGACTTCGGGGGGGCAACGGCACGACCTGGGGACGCTGGGCGGGGTGGCCGTCACCGACGTCGTCGACGAAGACGATCGAGTCGCGCACGTCCTGGCCGCGTCGCTCGATGCCGACGAGGTCGAGGGGGTCGTCGACTGGCCGCGCCGCTGGGATCACATGCAGCAGCACACCGGGCAGCACCTGCTGTCGGCGATCGGCGCCGACCGTTTTGGCTGGGAGACGGTGAGCGTGCACTTCGGTGCCGAAAGTTCGACGATCGACTTCGGCGTCGAGTCGATTGGACCGGAGACGTTGCAGGAGCTGGAACGGCTTGCCAACGCCGGCGTGACCGAGAACCGCCCCGTGACCGTGACGTTCGAGGAGGCCGAGATGGCGACCGGGCTGCGCAAGCCGTCGGACCGCGGCGGGGTGCTCCGGATCGTGTCGATCGAGGGGATTGATCGCAGCGCCTGCGGCGGGACCCACGTGCGTGCGACCGGGGAGATTGGTGCGATCATGCTGCGGCGGGTGGAGAAGGTGCGAAAGGCGACGCGGGTCGAGTTCCTCTGCGGCATGCGGGCCATTGCGCGCGTGAGGGGCGAGTACGATGTCCTCGCCCGGCTCGCCAACGGACTCTCGTGCAGCATCGACGAGCTGCCCACGCTCGTCCCGGCGCAGGCCGAACAGCTGCGAGCGCTGGAGAACGATCGTCGGCGGCTGGAGGGGGAGGTGAACGCCGCGCGCGCCCGCGACGTGCACGCGGCGCTCCCCCCCGGGGACGATGGGGTGCGGCGCCTGCTCGAGCGACGTGCCGGCGGAAAGGTCGACGATGCGCGTGCGCTCGCCCTGGCCTTTGCCGCGCTCCCCAAAGGGGTCGTGGCGGTGGCGGTGGCCGCTCCGCCGGCCATCCTGGTCGCCGCCTCGGACGATAGCGGGGTGGACGCCGGACGCCTGCTCAAGGAGGCGTTGGGCGCGGTGGGCGGACGTGGCGGGGGAAGCGCGCGCCTGGCGCAGGGGACGGTCCCCGATGCGGCGGCGCTGGAAACGGTGATCGCCGCACTCGGCTTCACCTCGGCATAG
- a CDS encoding MOSC domain-containing protein, whose amino-acid sequence MDPAREVQLDARGIVGNANRGGKRQVTIIAREVWERHMAALGGALDPAARRANLMVSGCALEGARGRVLRIGTCRIAIRGETKPCERMDEALDGLRATMFPDWGGGAFGEVVAGGTIRVGDVVAWDDAP is encoded by the coding sequence ATGGACCCGGCCCGCGAGGTGCAACTCGACGCGCGCGGCATCGTCGGCAACGCCAACCGTGGCGGCAAGCGGCAGGTCACCATCATCGCCCGCGAGGTGTGGGAGCGACACATGGCCGCACTCGGCGGTGCCCTCGACCCGGCCGCGCGTCGCGCGAACCTCATGGTGAGCGGATGCGCGCTAGAAGGGGCCCGGGGGCGAGTCCTCCGCATCGGCACCTGCCGCATCGCCATTCGCGGCGAAACCAAGCCGTGCGAACGCATGGACGAGGCGCTGGACGGTTTGCGGGCGACGATGTTCCCCGACTGGGGTGGTGGCGCCTTTGGCGAGGTCGTGGCGGGGGGGACGATTCGCGTGGGCGACGTCGTGGCGTGGGACGACGCCCCCTAG
- a CDS encoding GNAT family N-acetyltransferase gives MSTTEPWITLGRDYARCLTIVQLPTHEAWVALDADDRVAGFVLLVMEGAFVGYIRSIAVREDLRSRGVGRVLLSFVEQRVHEESPNVFLCVSSFNPRARALYERHGFHAVGELPDFVVQGHSEWLMRKTIGPITGFTPRTAPASRT, from the coding sequence ATGAGCACGACCGAGCCATGGATCACGCTCGGTCGGGACTACGCCCGTTGCCTGACGATCGTGCAGCTGCCGACGCACGAGGCGTGGGTCGCCCTGGACGCGGATGACCGCGTGGCGGGCTTCGTCCTCCTGGTGATGGAGGGGGCGTTCGTGGGGTACATCCGCAGCATTGCGGTGCGGGAGGACCTGCGGTCGCGCGGCGTCGGTCGTGTCCTCCTGTCGTTCGTGGAGCAGCGGGTGCACGAGGAGTCGCCTAACGTCTTTCTCTGCGTGTCGTCGTTCAATCCGCGGGCGCGGGCCCTGTATGAGCGCCACGGCTTCCACGCGGTCGGCGAGCTGCCTGATTTCGTGGTGCAGGGGCACTCCGAATGGCTGATGCGCAAGACGATTGGCCCGATCACCGGCTTCACCCCACGCACCGCGCCGGCATCGCGTACATAG
- a CDS encoding YbjQ family protein produces MKASMVTMAFTLDGYRIDETLGVVRGIVVRSRSIFGTIGAGLQTLVGGNITLMTELCERARSDAFAQMIAHAEALGANSVIGVRYDATEIMKGVTEVLCYGTAVRVSPAAGN; encoded by the coding sequence ATGAAGGCTTCGATGGTGACGATGGCGTTCACGCTCGACGGATACCGCATCGACGAAACGCTGGGGGTGGTGCGCGGCATCGTGGTGCGCTCCCGGTCGATCTTCGGGACGATCGGGGCAGGGCTCCAGACGCTCGTGGGGGGGAACATCACGCTGATGACCGAGCTGTGCGAACGCGCGCGATCCGACGCCTTTGCCCAGATGATCGCCCATGCCGAGGCGCTCGGTGCCAACTCGGTGATCGGGGTGCGGTATGACGCCACCGAGATCATGAAGGGCGTGACCGAGGTCCTGTGCTATGGCACGGCGGTCCGCGTCTCGCCCGCTGCAGGCAACTAG
- the speB gene encoding agmatinase, with product MSARPPSGAPRTRALGTPTLLGACHDASSSFLRGPAEAPAAIRRELQSTMSNAWSEALQLVEPGVAWVDGGDVALGEAPRAAIERAVDGLLQAGGRPFVLGGDHSITYPVLRAVRRHHPALTILHLDAHNDLYDDFEGDRFSHACPFARIMEEGLAEQLVQVGIRAMSRHQREQADRFGVEVIDMRRWVAGERYTLRHPVYLSLDLDVLDPAFAPGVSHREPGGLSVREVLGIVQAIDQPIVGADLVEYNPRRDLSEVTAPVCAKLIKEIVAAMHATA from the coding sequence ATGAGCGCCCGCCCACCCTCCGGCGCTCCACGAACGCGCGCGCTCGGCACCCCCACCCTGCTGGGCGCCTGTCACGACGCCAGCTCGTCGTTCCTGCGCGGCCCTGCGGAGGCGCCGGCCGCCATTCGTCGTGAGCTGCAATCGACGATGTCGAACGCCTGGAGCGAGGCGTTGCAGCTGGTGGAGCCGGGCGTCGCGTGGGTGGACGGGGGCGACGTCGCGTTAGGCGAGGCGCCGCGCGCCGCCATCGAGCGCGCGGTGGACGGGCTCCTGCAGGCGGGAGGACGGCCCTTCGTGCTGGGGGGCGACCACTCGATCACCTACCCGGTGCTCCGTGCGGTGCGGCGCCATCACCCGGCGCTCACCATCCTCCACCTCGACGCCCACAACGACCTGTACGACGACTTCGAGGGGGACCGCTTTTCGCACGCCTGTCCCTTTGCCCGGATCATGGAAGAGGGATTGGCCGAGCAACTGGTGCAGGTCGGCATCCGGGCCATGAGCCGGCATCAGCGCGAGCAGGCCGATCGTTTCGGCGTCGAGGTGATCGACATGCGGCGATGGGTGGCGGGGGAACGCTACACGCTGCGCCACCCGGTGTATCTCTCGCTCGACCTCGATGTCCTCGACCCGGCCTTTGCCCCCGGGGTGTCGCACCGCGAGCCGGGGGGGCTGAGCGTGCGCGAGGTGCTGGGGATCGTGCAGGCGATCGACCAGCCGATCGTGGGTGCCGACCTGGTGGAGTACAATCCGCGCCGCGACCTGAGCGAGGTCACCGCTCCCGTCTGCGCCAAGCTCATCAAGGAGATCGTCGCGGCGATGCACGCGACGGCGTAG
- a CDS encoding creatininase family protein, which translates to MTSRPWVLAESHWPTVREARYDVVVLPWGATEAHNTHLPYATDVVEASEVAIAAAAIAWERGARVVVLPPVPFGVNTGQLAVPYCLNLNPSTQLAVLRDLVRAIEPHGARKLVVLNAHGGNDFKPILRELQPQTSLFLSYVNWWTVLDARRYFDEPGDHAGALETSVMMHLAPGQVRPLDVAGRGAARRSRIAALREGWAWAQRDWPSVTDDTGVGDPAGSTAAHGERFVREAAERIAGFLTELAAADPAALYE; encoded by the coding sequence ATGACATCGAGACCGTGGGTTCTGGCGGAGTCGCACTGGCCGACCGTGCGCGAAGCGCGATACGACGTGGTGGTCCTCCCGTGGGGGGCGACCGAGGCGCACAACACGCACCTCCCCTATGCCACCGACGTGGTGGAGGCGAGTGAGGTCGCGATCGCGGCGGCGGCGATTGCCTGGGAGCGCGGGGCGCGCGTCGTGGTGCTGCCGCCGGTACCGTTCGGGGTGAACACGGGGCAACTCGCCGTTCCGTATTGCCTCAACCTCAACCCGAGCACGCAGCTCGCCGTGCTGCGCGACCTGGTGCGGGCCATCGAGCCGCACGGGGCGCGCAAGCTGGTGGTGCTCAACGCGCATGGCGGCAACGACTTCAAGCCGATCCTTCGCGAGCTGCAACCGCAGACGTCGCTCTTTCTCTCGTACGTGAACTGGTGGACGGTCCTCGACGCGCGTCGCTACTTCGACGAGCCGGGCGACCACGCGGGGGCGCTGGAGACGAGCGTCATGATGCACCTCGCCCCGGGCCAGGTGCGCCCGCTCGACGTGGCTGGGCGCGGCGCGGCTCGGCGCTCTCGCATCGCCGCCCTGCGCGAGGGGTGGGCGTGGGCGCAGCGCGACTGGCCGAGTGTCACCGACGACACGGGGGTTGGCGACCCGGCGGGGTCGACGGCGGCGCATGGTGAGCGCTTCGTGCGCGAGGCAGCGGAGCGCATCGCCGGCTTCCTCACCGAACTCGCGGCGGCCGATCCGGCGGCGCTCTACGAATGA
- a CDS encoding DUF411 domain-containing protein, whose product MKRPSIILLSAFALVFTLAGASAARDGADLRPLSAPSGAKTVIQVYKSPTCGCCTSWVEHIRDSGFQAEVIDVTDEALQQRKSKLGVGPRLASCHTAIVNGYVVEGHVPAADIKRMLSEKPAIIGIAAPGMPVGSPGMEVPGGRKDKYDVVAFSKGGATRVFASH is encoded by the coding sequence ATGAAGCGTCCGTCGATCATCCTCCTCTCGGCGTTTGCCCTCGTCTTTACCCTCGCCGGGGCCTCGGCGGCGCGGGACGGCGCTGACCTGCGCCCCCTGAGTGCCCCCAGCGGAGCCAAGACCGTGATCCAGGTCTACAAGTCGCCGACCTGTGGGTGCTGCACGAGTTGGGTGGAGCACATTCGCGACTCTGGTTTTCAGGCCGAGGTGATCGACGTAACCGACGAAGCGCTGCAGCAGCGCAAGTCGAAGCTCGGCGTGGGACCGCGACTGGCGTCCTGCCACACGGCGATCGTCAACGGTTATGTCGTCGAAGGGCACGTGCCGGCGGCCGACATCAAGCGCATGCTGTCCGAAAAGCCGGCGATCATCGGCATCGCGGCACCCGGGATGCCGGTGGGGAGCCCCGGGATGGAAGTGCCCGGCGGGCGCAAGGACAAGTACGACGTGGTCGCCTTCTCCAAGGGCGGGGCGACGCGCGTCTTTGCCAGCCACTGA